Genomic segment of Cydia fagiglandana chromosome 16, ilCydFagi1.1, whole genome shotgun sequence:
tatccgtctgtccgtatgtctgtctatccgtccgtccgtctgtctgtctgtcaagtcaaggccctttatctcgggaacgggTGTAGGTATCGAGTTGAAGAGGAATAAAGTTAATACGATTATTACTTACTATAAAGTACTCGTATGTCTAAAGAAAGAACGCTATGATAAGCAGAAAGTAATTCTTTAGGTTTCCGTACTTCATAAGGAAAAAACAGGACACTTTTAGGATCACTttattgtccgtctgtccgtccgtccgtccgtccgtccgtctgtccgtctatccgtctgtgcatccgtccgtctgtccatctttctACCTATCTCTGTGAATGATCATTCCGTAAGAATTTATTCCTAACTCGTCTAATCTTACagacataatacatttaaatttgttgTTGAATCATATGATGATCAAGCATtcagattaaataaaatgagtgatatttaatgaagtggaactgctgatgaagaccagCTGGAACACCCTAACGACGCGTATTTCACGTTTGGCAATACCTATGTCTTCTTCGTTATGTTTAAtctgcaagttatttttaagcatcaTTTTAGTCGAGACCTATTTCTGGTGATGGGTTCCAGAAAGAATAGACGAAACTTTtcaaatcttttatatataggtacttatagactataagtacctatatataaaagatACTATAGAATACTATAGAAGAGAGAGAGAAAATATACTATAACTTATAGAGTCTGACCAGCGAGTCGCTGCACAAGCATTTTTACAGAATTCTTCATATGGCAACAATTTTatctgtcaaaagtgtcaaacaACTGTCAAAATGTTGACAGCTTCTGTTACCAAACAATATTGATATTTGTGTCACATTTATGTGAGTTTTTATTTGAAACATATGTTTGACCAGCGAGTCGCTGCACAAGCGTTTTTAGAGAATTCTATATATGGCAATAATTTTagctgtcaaaagtgtcaaaaatattgtcaaaCGAGTTTACACATAACCTAGATTCTCAAATTCTCATGTTAGTTCATTCGTTACGGAagtttatagtttatatcgtaTTATAATGGCTAAACCGATTAGAAGCAGTGTGAGGAGCATGTTATTTAAGATAATCTGTAACTATAATCAAGTTCGACACGACGAAAATGAGAGATTACTAGAAAAGAAGCGAATATTGGACGAAATCATTCAGGCGACCGGTAAGTCATTATCAAACAATGTTGATGCTTCTtgtaccaaatttaatttacgAGATAGGAACATTTGTTTGTATTACTAaacttatgatttatttatattacagcgGGCGTAGATGACGAAAATGTTAGAGAAACTATTCAAAAGCTAGCAAGCGAACTGAAGAATGTTATTGATAATAACGCATCAGAATCAAGTTATTTAGAGAAAGTGTCTACTATGACaggtaatataaataatctatattttCACATCTaggtttattaatattttagtgttcttttgttaaaattcctattgttaaaactgtttttttttcaggtgcAAGCATTCGTACACTACGCACAATTAAAAAAGAGGGTTCTATTAACCAAGGCCAATGGAATACGCCAGGGAAAAAACGACCCCGGCCACCAACTGTGTCAAATTTAGACAATTTTGATGTGTCAGCCAtccgtaataaaattaatgagttTTATTGCGTCAAAAAGCAGGTACCTACTCTAAGAGCCTTACATGCGGATTTGAAAGAATCTATAGGATTCTCAGGATGTTGTGAAACACTGAGGAAAATACTACACGAGAACGGatttgagtttaaaaaaaataaagaagagCGCTCCATCCTCATGGAAAAGTTTGAAATATCTGGGTGGAGGCAAAGGTTTCTTAGAGCTATACATAAAAAACGGgaagaaggaaaaaatattgtgtatctTGATGAGACATATGTCCATCAAAATTACAGACCGAAGAAGTCATGGCAAGGGCCTTCAACTTCCGGTTTAGTTGAAAAAATTTCCTCGGGTAAGCGGCATATTATAGTGCATGCTGGATCAGAGCAAGGATTTGTGCCCAATGCTTTGCTTGTTTTTAGCACAAAATCCAAAGCAGCTGACTATCATGATGACATGAACAGTTCTAATTTTTTAAAGTGGCTACGAGAAATGTTAATCCCAAATTTGACTGAGCCCAGTGTAATTGTTATGGACAATGCCAGTTACCAtgtaacacaaataaataagcCTCCAACCATGCACAGCTTAAAGGCTGATATTCAAAAATGGCTAAGGGAAAATAATATCCCATATGAAGAGTGTTTCAAAAAGGAGGAATTGATGTGCCTCGTTGAGGAAAATAAAATTGGTCCCATATATGCAGCAGAGGAGTTATTGAAGCAGCATGGGCATGAGGTCCTTAAATTGCCTCCATACCATTGCGATCTAAACGCTATTGAGTTGATATGGAGCCTCACAAAGCGAAAAATAGCCAGCAGAAATGTGGGGCTACCGGGTTCAGATACGGAAAACTTGATCCGAGAATGTTTTGCAATGATTACCCCGGAAGattggaaaaaaagtacagtccaTGTAATAAATGTGGAACGAAAATACAAGTCTAAGGACAACATTACAGACACTGAACTAGCTCCATTCATAATAGAAGTTCGGGAAAGTGACAATGACAGTGATAGTTCTCTGTCAGGAATTGAATTTCTTGAATCCGATTTCGATTATgattcttaaataaataggcACCTTCTTTATAAACTAACAATATTAAAAGTAGATTGAAACTAAATTGTGTTTTCTTTCACCTACCTTCAGTTCAGCTCCATTATACAATATGTgactttttattattactaactTTATAAGTACAACGGGAAGCATAAATATTTCCCTTGTGAAGGTTTACTTTAATAGCACAAGGGAAATATTTATGCTTAATAAATAATCGCCTGTAATTAACCCGAgttcaaaacttcaaaataaaacacaaataaagtaatttttaatcctatcaaaaatataaatgtcatatgagaaccaagttcaatattatgaCATATGCCTTGGTTGTTGACTTCAACGACCAAAGAAATGAGATTTAAAGGGTGCCGTTTAATGGTCAGTCCtgaaatttatttgtaacaacaaaGTATCATTTTCTATAACTTAGGAATCTTAGGataatataataacttactttttgtacagttgaagtaaagatatttatgtttactacatatttttgtaatgaTTGACTGATTAGTCTACTAACAATTCGTTCCTTCGTTTTTTAGTATCTCTGATAATAATGATAACTATtcaatcatatttttaatttttaagtgggCTAAATTAGAAGCCAGGGGTTATAATTGCATTGCAACGATATCCTCAGTCTGTTTACTGTATTAAATTTACAGTCTGCTACGTTGCAGACTTCAGTCAGTCactaatcaaaacaaaaattaattacgtATGAATTACCAAGTatcaaattactttttttgcacTATGCTTCGTGTTACCAGttaaagattttttgaatttgccgctttttttttgTGCAGCCACTCGCTGGTCAAACTctagtatatttttacatttgcatTTAAACAGTGCTATTTGGTGAATGGAACTTTTTCATGAAGACGAGAAAGTAACTTCTCCATGACAAGTATTTAATAGGTGTTTCGGCTTAGGCttttaagggtctccccaaatatattgACGCGCATTcagcaaaagccgataggaaaaagctttatgtccgcgcaataagagcgaaaaagtcgtcgttcggctcggctcgcatcggccggccgacgcgtcgtcggcttcttcgctcttattgcgtggacataaagctttttcctatcggcttttgccgaatgcgcgtcgatatatttggggagaccctaattatttattatttataccctCCCGGGCGGAAGAGAGGGAGGAAGAGAACTGACCAAATTCCACACGGGCAAAGCCTTGACCACAGCGAGTATAGAATCACTCCACCTTATAAAaccaagtcccccgccgcgctgtttgtgtgtatgtatgttcgcgatagacCCAAAAACTACAgatcggattttcatgcggttttcatctatcaacagagtgattcttgaggaagatttaggtgtataatctgttaaggttttgtgtaacccgtgcgaagccggggcgggtcgcgggGTTGGTACTAACCAATATGGCGTAGTGGTATCTTCTTGGGTCGTCCTATTCGTTTTtcgccaagttcttaaattagtcctattctactttcgtcacgcattctacactgaaagccaccgacgattgtgacgaatgtagaatgggtgacgaaagcagaataggaaaaaccgtttttcgaataaacacagaagcctgattcagtctactttttaactgacttccaaatctcaaagaaggaggttattaattcggttgtatgtttttttttatttttttttatgtttgttactccatatctccgtcattactagatcgattttgaaaattctttttttgattgaatttatatgcatacagattggtcccgtttttgtcaaaactcagttctgatgatgggatccatgaggaatcgagggaactcctcaaatcttaaaggcatacatatagtgatttttgagtttttatcaacaaatcaagcatatacacccaaaaaagtgacatttgatgaagtggaactgctgatgatgatcagaacggaactctttaacgacgcatagttcacggttggcgatttgtcctcttcgttatgtttgttaagcaagttatgtttttaagccacatttttgtcaaactcgagttctgatgatggaatccatgaggaatcaagggaactcctcaaatcttaaaggcatgcgtatagagatttttttatttacatcagaaaatcaagcattttcattaaaaactgttgcatttgatgaagtggaactgctgatgatgatcagaacagaactcttaaacgacacatagttcacgtttggcgatttttccttttcgttatgttcattaagaaagttaagtttttaagccacattttttttagctcgagttctgatgatgggatccataaggaatcgagggaactcctcaaatattaaaggcatacgtatagatttttttgtattttcatcataaaatcaagcatttacattaaaaactgtcgcatttgatgaagtggaactgctgatgatgaccagaacagaactcttcaatgacgcatggtacacgtttggtgattacgaatttcgattttgacttggactgggacccggactcggactcatatcCGGATCCGATTTGGAcacggatccggttcggacccggacctggactcggatccggattcggacccggactcggaaccgggctcggacccggaccttgacccagaaaaccactaatataccttaactaaataaacaactatgattaccttccataaaattaa
This window contains:
- the LOC134672046 gene encoding uncharacterized protein LOC134672046 gives rise to the protein MAKPIRSSVRSMLFKIICNYNQVRHDENERLLEKKRILDEIIQATAGVDDENVRETIQKLASELKNVIDNNASESSYLEKVSTMTGASIRTLRTIKKEGSINQGQWNTPGKKRPRPPTVSNLDNFDVSAIRNKINEFYCVKKQVPTLRALHADLKESIGFSGCCETLRKILHENGFEFKKNKEERSILMEKFEISGWRQRFLRAIHKKREEGKNIVYLDETYVHQNYRPKKSWQGPSTSGLVEKISSGKRHIIVHAGSEQGFVPNALLVFSTKSKAADYHDDMNSSNFLKWLREMLIPNLTEPSVIVMDNASYHVTQINKPPTMHSLKADIQKWLRENNIPYEECFKKEELMCLVEENKIGPIYAAEELLKQHGHEVLKLPPYHCDLNAIELIWSLTKRKIASRNVGLPGSDTENLIRECFAMITPEDWKKSTVHVINVERKYKSKDNITDTELAPFIIEVRESDNDSDSSLSGIEFLESDFDYDS